The following coding sequences lie in one Vibrio casei genomic window:
- a CDS encoding DsbA family protein, with protein MRTKLYYIHDPMCSWCWGYKPTWEKLTSELPNGIQVEYLMGGLAPDNAEPMPSDMKVMLEQTWRRIEAQLGTSFNYDFWQLCQPVRTTYPACRAVIAAELQGQGEAIIDAIQHAYYLRAMEPHLIKTHVFLAKELGLNMEQYERDLQSDGVENEFARQLSFCQQLRVRSFPSLILSINDKFYSIEVSYTSAEKTLKDIEHYLQKV; from the coding sequence ATGAGAACCAAGCTTTATTATATTCATGATCCGATGTGCAGTTGGTGTTGGGGCTATAAACCTACCTGGGAAAAGTTGACATCAGAATTACCTAATGGGATTCAAGTTGAATATCTTATGGGGGGCTTAGCACCTGATAACGCTGAGCCGATGCCATCTGATATGAAAGTCATGCTAGAGCAAACTTGGCGAAGAATTGAAGCACAATTAGGGACTTCGTTTAATTATGATTTTTGGCAACTCTGCCAGCCAGTGAGAACGACCTATCCTGCTTGTCGCGCAGTGATTGCTGCTGAGTTACAAGGGCAAGGAGAGGCGATTATAGATGCCATTCAACACGCTTACTATTTAAGGGCGATGGAGCCTCACCTAATAAAGACACATGTTTTTCTCGCGAAAGAATTAGGTTTAAATATGGAGCAATATGAAAGGGATTTACAAAGTGATGGTGTAGAAAATGAGTTTGCTCGACAATTGTCATTTTGCCAACAGTTAAGGGTTAGATCGTTTCCGAGTTTAATCTTGAGTATTAATGATAAGTTTTACTCGATTGAAGTGTCCTATACTTCCGCTGAAAAAACATTGAAAGATATTGAACATTATTTACAAAAGGTTTGA
- a CDS encoding Na+/H+ antiporter family protein, which produces MNPVVISVCLMLALSVFRVNVVIALTLSAITGGLIANMSLDQTISAFQSGLGDGAEIALSYALLGAFAVALSQTGITDILSNAVIKRVHGKKNEKASSMVKYAIFGALFIMAIFSQNVIPVHIAFIPIIVPPLLSAFNKMNIDRRMVACILTFGLVTPYMTMPIGFGGIFLNDILLPALQNNGLTSATAAQIPAAMVIPACGMIFGLLVSVFISYRKPRTYTEKHNEATEVKQKGIDKKAVIVAIVSIIATLSAQLYSGSMIVGALVGFIILSFGKPFQTSQDSFTRGVQMMAMIGFIMISANGFASVMKATGGVETLVTFLQTSMSGHQALAALMMLIVGLLITMGIGSSFSTIPIIATIYVPLAISFGFSPAATIALVGTAAALGDAGSPASDSTLGPTSGLNADGQHDHIKDSVIPTFLHYNLPLIAFGWIAAMVL; this is translated from the coding sequence ATGAATCCTGTCGTTATCTCAGTTTGCTTAATGCTCGCGCTATCGGTTTTCCGAGTCAATGTCGTGATAGCTCTAACCTTGAGTGCCATTACCGGGGGCTTGATCGCCAACATGTCACTTGATCAAACCATCTCAGCCTTTCAATCCGGTTTAGGTGACGGTGCAGAAATCGCTTTAAGTTATGCTCTATTGGGCGCTTTTGCGGTTGCATTATCTCAAACGGGTATTACTGATATTTTGTCTAATGCGGTGATTAAACGCGTTCATGGTAAAAAAAATGAAAAAGCGTCAAGTATGGTGAAATACGCCATCTTCGGCGCGCTATTCATCATGGCAATTTTCTCTCAAAACGTTATCCCTGTTCATATTGCCTTCATTCCAATTATTGTTCCGCCACTCCTATCGGCTTTCAATAAAATGAACATCGACCGTCGTATGGTTGCGTGTATCTTAACTTTTGGCTTAGTTACCCCATACATGACAATGCCAATCGGTTTTGGTGGCATCTTCTTAAATGACATCTTATTACCAGCGCTACAAAACAATGGATTGACAAGTGCGACTGCCGCTCAAATCCCTGCAGCGATGGTTATTCCAGCTTGTGGAATGATATTTGGTTTATTGGTGAGTGTTTTCATTAGTTACCGTAAGCCGCGTACTTATACTGAAAAACATAACGAAGCCACAGAAGTTAAACAAAAAGGCATTGATAAAAAAGCGGTGATTGTCGCAATCGTCAGTATCATTGCTACTTTATCAGCCCAACTATATTCCGGTTCAATGATTGTAGGCGCATTAGTCGGTTTCATTATTTTATCATTCGGTAAGCCATTCCAAACTAGCCAAGATAGCTTCACTCGTGGCGTTCAAATGATGGCGATGATTGGCTTCATTATGATTTCTGCCAATGGTTTTGCAAGTGTCATGAAAGCAACCGGTGGTGTAGAAACGTTAGTGACTTTCTTACAAACTAGCATGAGTGGTCACCAAGCTTTAGCCGCTCTAATGATGCTAATCGTTGGTCTATTGATCACAATGGGTATTGGTTCGTCTTTCTCAACGATTCCAATCATCGCAACCATCTATGTGCCTCTTGCGATATCTTTTGGCTTCTCGCCAGCGGCTACCATTGCACTTGTTGGTACTGCGGCCGCGTTAGGTGATGCAGGTTCTCCAGCATCCGATTCAACTCTAGGGCCAACCTCTGGTTTGAATGCCGATGGTCAACACGACCATATAAAAGATTCCGTTATTCCAACATTCTTACACTATAACTTGCCATTAATTGCATTCGGTTGGATTGCCGCAATGGTTCTATAG
- the rnt gene encoding ribonuclease T — MTDKNDALTLKSRFRGYFPVVIDVETAGFNAKTDALLEICAVTLAMDENGELYPVSTIQFNVEPFDGANLEKEALEFTGIRDPYSPLRGAVTEAEALKEIFKLVRKEQKANDCSRAIMVAHNANFDLSFVIAAAERSKLKRIPFHPFATFDTAALSGLAYGQTVLAKACRAAGFEFDNQAAHSALYDTQITAKLFCNIVNKWKALGGWPLVDTTEEEQ, encoded by the coding sequence ATGACTGACAAAAATGATGCTTTGACACTAAAAAGTCGATTTCGAGGCTATTTTCCCGTAGTTATCGATGTTGAAACTGCAGGATTCAATGCTAAAACTGATGCATTGCTTGAAATTTGTGCGGTTACTTTAGCCATGGATGAGAATGGTGAACTGTACCCTGTCAGTACTATTCAATTTAATGTTGAGCCTTTTGATGGGGCGAACCTTGAAAAAGAAGCGCTCGAATTCACAGGTATTCGTGACCCCTACAGTCCTTTGCGTGGCGCGGTTACCGAAGCTGAAGCGTTAAAAGAAATTTTCAAGCTCGTCCGTAAAGAACAAAAAGCGAACGATTGTAGCCGAGCTATCATGGTTGCTCATAACGCAAACTTTGATTTAAGTTTTGTTATAGCAGCGGCTGAACGTAGTAAGTTAAAACGAATTCCTTTTCACCCTTTTGCCACATTCGATACAGCAGCATTGAGTGGCCTAGCCTACGGTCAAACTGTACTCGCGAAAGCTTGCCGCGCCGCCGGTTTTGAATTTGACAATCAAGCCGCGCATTCTGCTTTATATGATACCCAGATTACCGCCAAACTCTTTTGCAACATCGTTAACAAATGGAAAGCTCTTGGTGGTTGGCCATTGGTAGACACAACCGAAGAAGAACAATAA
- the gloA gene encoding lactoylglutathione lyase, with the protein MSNGRILHTMVRVGDLDRSIEFYTKVLGMQLLRKNENKEYEYTLAFVGYGDESEGAVIELTYNWEKSEYDLGTGYGHIAIGFDDIYSACDDIKAAGGTVTREAGPVKGGSTHIAFVKDPDGYMIELIQRSQMSEGLEG; encoded by the coding sequence ATGTCGAACGGAAGAATTTTACATACCATGGTTCGTGTTGGCGACTTAGATCGTTCAATCGAGTTCTATACTAAAGTACTTGGTATGCAATTGCTGCGTAAGAACGAGAATAAAGAATACGAATATACCCTAGCTTTTGTTGGCTACGGTGATGAGTCTGAAGGTGCTGTCATTGAGCTAACTTATAACTGGGAAAAATCCGAATACGATCTTGGTACAGGTTATGGCCATATTGCAATCGGGTTTGATGACATCTATTCAGCATGTGATGACATTAAAGCGGCAGGTGGAACCGTTACCCGTGAAGCCGGCCCTGTAAAAGGCGGCAGTACCCATATTGCTTTCGTTAAAGATCCAGATGGTTACATGATTGAGTTAATTCAACGTAGCCAAATGTCTGAAGGCTTAGAAGGCTAG
- the nth gene encoding endonuclease III, with the protein MNNDKRRLILERLRENNPKPQTELNWSSPFELLIAVLLSAQATDVSVNKATDKLYPIANTPESILALGVDGLKQYIKTIGLFNSKAENTIKTCKMLIELHNSEVPENRAALEALPGVGRKTANVVLNTAFGWPTIAVDTHIYRVSNRTKLAMGKTVDDVEAKLLKVIPSEFKLDVHHWLILHGRYTCIARKPRCGSCIIEDLCEFKEKIYPEE; encoded by the coding sequence ATGAATAACGATAAACGTCGTCTTATACTTGAGCGACTAAGAGAAAATAACCCGAAACCTCAAACTGAACTAAATTGGTCAAGCCCATTTGAATTACTGATCGCGGTATTGCTTTCAGCTCAAGCCACCGATGTGAGCGTAAACAAAGCCACTGATAAACTCTACCCTATCGCTAACACCCCAGAGAGTATTTTAGCGCTTGGTGTCGATGGCCTTAAACAATACATTAAAACGATTGGATTGTTTAATTCAAAAGCTGAAAATACGATTAAAACCTGCAAAATGCTGATTGAATTACATAACAGCGAAGTGCCTGAAAACAGAGCGGCACTTGAGGCATTACCAGGGGTAGGAAGAAAAACCGCAAACGTTGTTCTCAATACCGCTTTTGGTTGGCCTACCATTGCCGTAGATACGCACATCTATCGAGTCTCTAATCGGACTAAATTAGCCATGGGAAAAACCGTTGATGATGTCGAAGCCAAACTCCTTAAAGTCATTCCTAGTGAGTTCAAGCTGGATGTGCATCATTGGCTGATTTTGCATGGCCGTTATACCTGTATCGCGAGAAAACCTCGTTGTGGTAGTTGTATTATTGAAGATTTATGTGAGTTTAAAGAAAAAATTTATCCTGAAGAATAA
- a CDS encoding electron transport complex subunit E, with the protein MAESKELMKNGMWDNNPALVQLLGLCPLLAVSSTITNALGLGLATMLVLICTNTIVSLVRHYVPKEVRIPIFVMIIASVVTCVQLLMSAYAYGLYLSLGIFIPLIVTNCVIIGRAEAYASKNSVAKAALDGFWMGLGMLAVLTLLGALRELIGQGTLFDGAALLLGDWASILRVEVFHLDSSFLLALLPPGAFIGVGFLIALKQVIDNQIIKRQPNENKPTIERARVTKVG; encoded by the coding sequence ATGGCTGAAAGTAAAGAGTTAATGAAAAATGGCATGTGGGATAACAACCCAGCCCTAGTTCAATTACTAGGCTTATGTCCATTGCTCGCCGTTTCCTCAACCATTACCAACGCACTCGGCCTTGGGCTGGCAACTATGTTAGTCCTTATCTGTACCAACACCATCGTTTCTCTTGTTCGGCATTATGTGCCGAAAGAAGTACGCATCCCTATCTTCGTCATGATTATCGCTTCAGTCGTGACTTGTGTACAATTATTGATGAGCGCTTACGCTTACGGCTTGTATTTATCGTTAGGTATTTTCATTCCTCTCATCGTCACCAACTGTGTAATTATTGGGCGAGCCGAAGCTTACGCATCTAAAAATTCAGTAGCAAAAGCCGCTTTAGATGGATTCTGGATGGGTCTGGGGATGCTTGCCGTTCTGACTTTACTTGGCGCATTACGTGAATTGATCGGGCAAGGCACCTTATTTGATGGCGCTGCGCTTTTATTAGGTGATTGGGCATCGATACTTCGTGTCGAAGTGTTTCATCTCGACAGCAGCTTCTTATTAGCCCTGCTTCCGCCGGGTGCTTTTATTGGTGTGGGTTTTTTAATTGCATTAAAACAAGTGATTGATAACCAAATCATAAAACGTCAACCTAATGAAAATAAGCCAACGATTGAACGAGCTCGAGTGACCAAAGTAGGATAA
- the rsxG gene encoding electron transport complex subunit RsxG: MLNAMKKNGGILAAFAVASTALVAITNWVTHDTITEQQQLDLQKTLNQVIPKSMHDNQLYASCMLLPSQTTVTKERMPAYLATKEGKPTAIAIETYAPDGYNGAIKIIVGLDMNGVITSTRVLAHNETPGLGDKIETRKGKWIFSFDQRTVTDDNQSEWAVRKDGGQFDQFTGATITPRAVVKAVKNTVLYFKQNKDRILSQPLNCEK; the protein is encoded by the coding sequence ATGCTTAATGCGATGAAAAAAAACGGTGGGATTTTGGCAGCATTTGCCGTGGCCTCTACTGCCTTAGTGGCCATCACTAACTGGGTGACTCACGACACAATTACCGAGCAGCAACAGCTCGATTTACAAAAAACATTAAATCAAGTGATCCCTAAAAGTATGCATGACAATCAGCTTTATGCTTCTTGTATGTTATTACCTTCTCAAACCACAGTAACCAAAGAGCGAATGCCAGCTTACCTTGCAACAAAAGAAGGGAAACCGACGGCTATCGCAATAGAAACCTACGCCCCTGATGGATATAATGGCGCAATCAAAATCATTGTTGGTTTAGACATGAATGGTGTTATAACCAGTACCCGTGTTCTCGCTCACAATGAAACCCCGGGTCTTGGTGATAAAATCGAGACGCGTAAAGGCAAATGGATTTTTAGTTTCGACCAAAGAACTGTTACTGACGATAATCAATCTGAATGGGCAGTTCGTAAAGATGGTGGCCAATTCGACCAGTTTACTGGGGCCACAATAACCCCTAGAGCCGTTGTCAAAGCCGTTAAAAATACGGTACTTTACTTTAAACAGAATAAAGACCGTATCCTTAGTCAACCATTGAATTGTGAGAAATAA
- the rsxD gene encoding electron transport complex subunit RsxD produces MSFFISSSPHVRVKRSTSNIMMWVAICLLPGIAVQSYFFGYGVLIQLVFAILLAWGFEAIIMLIRKKPPLLALKDNSALVTGMLLAVSIPPLSPWWIIAIGLFFAIVIGKHLYGGLGQNLFNPAMVAYVVLLISFPVQMTSWVTPEVLTGIHLHFDDSVKLFLTGFNSDGLSLQQIRAGIDGITMATPLDAFKTSIRAGHTASEIMQQPTFTGLAGVGWQWVNIAYLLGGIVLLKLRIVQWQIPLAMLVSLLVISTLTTLFSPGTTASPILHLLSGATMLGAFFIATDPVTASTTTKGRLIYGAFIGVIVFLIRSWGGFPDGVAFAILLANMSVPLIDYYTKPRTYGHLR; encoded by the coding sequence GTGTCTTTCTTTATTTCCAGTTCTCCACATGTTCGAGTAAAACGCAGCACTTCCAACATCATGATGTGGGTGGCAATCTGCTTACTACCAGGTATTGCTGTACAAAGTTACTTCTTTGGCTACGGTGTACTGATTCAACTGGTTTTTGCCATTTTACTCGCATGGGGTTTTGAAGCGATCATTATGCTGATTCGTAAAAAACCGCCTTTACTTGCATTGAAAGATAACAGTGCACTCGTCACTGGTATGTTATTAGCCGTATCCATTCCACCTCTTTCACCTTGGTGGATTATCGCAATCGGTTTATTCTTCGCGATCGTAATCGGAAAACATCTCTATGGTGGATTAGGGCAAAATTTATTTAATCCTGCCATGGTCGCTTACGTGGTATTGCTTATTTCTTTTCCGGTGCAAATGACAAGTTGGGTAACACCAGAAGTATTAACGGGTATTCACCTTCACTTTGATGATTCAGTGAAACTGTTCTTAACGGGCTTTAATTCCGATGGATTATCATTACAACAAATACGCGCTGGAATTGATGGCATCACAATGGCCACACCTCTTGATGCGTTTAAAACTTCTATTCGTGCAGGCCATACCGCTAGTGAGATCATGCAGCAACCAACTTTCACAGGGTTAGCTGGTGTAGGTTGGCAATGGGTTAATATCGCTTATCTACTTGGGGGTATCGTCTTGCTCAAACTGCGGATAGTGCAATGGCAAATTCCATTAGCTATGTTAGTTAGCTTGCTTGTGATTAGCACCTTAACAACCCTATTCTCTCCTGGTACCACCGCCTCACCAATACTACATTTGCTTTCAGGTGCCACTATGCTTGGTGCATTTTTTATTGCAACCGACCCCGTAACCGCATCAACAACGACTAAAGGTCGCTTAATTTATGGGGCATTTATTGGTGTGATTGTATTTCTAATCCGCAGCTGGGGTGGCTTCCCAGATGGAGTAGCCTTTGCAATATTACTGGCAAATATGTCGGTTCCCTTAATTGACTACTACACCAAACCACGTACTTATGGCCATTTAAGGTAA
- the rsxC gene encoding electron transport complex subunit RsxC gives MSSLIEQIRQGRIWDFPGGIHPPENKIQSSANPIVHPLLPEEFVLPLKQHIGRPGDICINVGDKVLKGQQLTQANLAFMVPVHAPSSGTVIAIEKRTIAHPSGLSDLCIIIEPDGEDTWHEKNALPRYQDKDPEILIEKIRQSGISGMGGAGFPTARKLHTGLAKTKILIINAAECEPYITADDRLMQDYADEVIQGIQVIQHILKPDVTIIGIEDNKKQAIAALEIAAQDITDLIIRVIPTKYPSGGSKQLIKVLTGREVPSKEHSASIGVLMQNVGTAFAIKRAIIDGEPLIERVVTLTGDSFKKKGNIFARLGTPISALLKQFGYQAEEKQPRLIIGGSLMGFTLPHADVPITKITNCILAPKRKELAPAAPEMPCIRCTACAEACPASLLPQQLQWYAKAQDYEKCEEYHLSDCIECGACAYVCPSDIPLVQYYREAKSEIWTRNQESKEAERAKQRFEERQRRLERDKEERENRFKKAAEKRRSEMTQTEGGSDAISAAIARVKAQKESGNTSQQTQKPAIAAAIARAKAKQAEAAKAGNAEPDNSEMSKLREERKRLTREKKTQEQHSATTVSYKEEVAPPKNAAVAAAIARAKVRKAAQVSPTEAPEQTMTEPQTAELSENIANTDDNPASRDPKKAAVAAAIARAKARKAAQAELNENKTTPDIPANTDNDHKDSRGTTSKNHITVDLLDIPVFIDKSSQEKK, from the coding sequence ATGTCGTCTTTAATTGAACAAATTCGTCAAGGTAGAATCTGGGACTTTCCCGGAGGCATTCATCCGCCTGAAAATAAAATTCAATCGTCTGCCAACCCCATTGTTCACCCACTTTTACCAGAAGAATTTGTTTTACCTTTAAAGCAACATATTGGCCGCCCAGGTGATATTTGTATTAATGTCGGTGATAAAGTTTTAAAAGGCCAGCAGCTCACCCAAGCTAACCTTGCTTTTATGGTCCCCGTTCATGCGCCGAGCTCTGGCACGGTGATCGCTATCGAAAAACGTACCATTGCACATCCTTCAGGTTTGTCCGATCTTTGCATTATCATTGAACCTGATGGTGAAGATACATGGCATGAAAAAAACGCCTTACCACGCTATCAAGATAAAGATCCTGAAATTCTTATCGAAAAAATCCGCCAATCCGGTATTTCAGGTATGGGCGGAGCTGGTTTCCCTACCGCTCGAAAACTGCATACGGGTTTAGCCAAAACCAAAATTTTAATTATCAACGCGGCTGAATGTGAACCCTATATCACTGCCGATGATCGCTTAATGCAAGATTATGCAGATGAAGTAATCCAAGGCATCCAAGTTATTCAACACATTTTAAAACCAGATGTCACTATCATCGGTATTGAAGACAATAAAAAACAAGCGATTGCCGCACTTGAAATCGCAGCGCAAGACATTACTGACTTAATCATTCGCGTCATTCCAACAAAATACCCTTCAGGTGGTTCCAAACAGTTAATCAAAGTGTTAACTGGCCGTGAAGTACCAAGCAAAGAACACTCCGCATCGATTGGAGTATTAATGCAAAATGTCGGAACCGCATTTGCGATTAAACGCGCCATTATTGATGGTGAGCCATTAATTGAACGTGTTGTAACCCTAACCGGTGACTCTTTTAAGAAAAAAGGGAATATATTTGCACGCTTAGGCACACCAATTTCAGCCTTATTAAAACAGTTCGGCTATCAAGCAGAGGAAAAACAACCTCGTTTGATCATCGGTGGATCATTAATGGGCTTCACGCTCCCTCATGCAGATGTCCCCATTACCAAAATAACCAACTGTATTTTAGCGCCAAAACGCAAAGAATTAGCCCCTGCTGCACCCGAAATGCCTTGTATACGTTGTACTGCCTGTGCCGAAGCTTGCCCTGCGTCATTATTACCGCAACAACTACAGTGGTATGCAAAAGCACAAGATTACGAGAAATGTGAAGAATACCATTTATCCGATTGTATCGAATGCGGCGCTTGTGCATATGTTTGCCCCAGCGATATCCCTTTGGTGCAATATTATCGTGAAGCCAAGTCCGAAATTTGGACTCGTAACCAAGAATCCAAAGAAGCTGAACGAGCCAAGCAGCGGTTTGAAGAAAGGCAACGACGTTTAGAGCGTGATAAAGAAGAACGTGAAAATCGCTTCAAAAAAGCAGCAGAGAAGCGTCGTTCTGAAATGACACAAACTGAAGGGGGCAGCGACGCAATTTCTGCGGCTATTGCAAGAGTAAAAGCACAAAAAGAATCAGGTAATACGTCACAGCAGACCCAAAAACCTGCGATCGCGGCTGCGATTGCGCGCGCTAAAGCGAAACAAGCTGAAGCAGCAAAAGCTGGAAACGCCGAACCAGATAACTCAGAAATGAGCAAATTACGTGAAGAACGCAAACGCCTTACTCGTGAGAAAAAAACACAAGAACAACACTCTGCCACAACGGTATCATATAAAGAAGAAGTCGCCCCCCCTAAAAATGCTGCCGTCGCGGCGGCCATCGCGAGAGCAAAAGTACGTAAGGCGGCTCAAGTGTCGCCAACTGAAGCGCCAGAGCAAACAATGACTGAGCCTCAGACAGCGGAGCTTAGCGAAAATATCGCTAACACTGATGACAACCCCGCTAGCCGCGATCCGAAAAAAGCCGCTGTCGCCGCCGCCATTGCACGAGCAAAAGCACGTAAGGCTGCTCAAGCGGAACTTAATGAAAATAAAACAACACCTGATATTCCGGCAAACACAGATAACGATCATAAAGACAGTCGTGGCACAACCTCTAAAAACCATATCACCGTCGATTTATTAGACATTCCTGTCTTTATTGATAAAAGCTCTCAGGAGAAAAAATAG
- the rsxB gene encoding electron transport complex subunit RsxB, whose amino-acid sequence MNTIIIAIVAIAALAAIFGVILGFASIRFKVEADPIVDQIDDILPQTQCGQCGYPGCRPYAEAIANGDDITKCPPGGQAGIEKLADLMGVDVPTADDDIQEAVKTVAFIHEDMCIGCTKCIQACPVDAIVGGTKALHTVIKSECTGCDLCVAPCPTDCIEMIPIETTPETWKWKLDSIPIVTDLEPQKSSKPKKESVS is encoded by the coding sequence ATGAATACCATCATTATTGCAATAGTAGCCATCGCTGCTTTAGCCGCTATTTTTGGCGTAATATTAGGCTTTGCTTCCATTCGATTTAAAGTCGAAGCCGATCCTATTGTTGATCAAATAGATGATATCCTACCGCAAACCCAATGTGGTCAATGTGGTTACCCTGGTTGTCGCCCTTATGCTGAAGCCATTGCGAATGGAGATGATATTACGAAATGTCCTCCTGGTGGCCAAGCTGGTATTGAAAAGCTTGCTGATCTTATGGGGGTTGATGTCCCTACCGCTGATGACGATATCCAAGAAGCCGTAAAAACCGTTGCCTTTATTCATGAAGATATGTGTATCGGCTGTACAAAATGCATTCAAGCTTGCCCTGTGGATGCCATTGTGGGGGGAACCAAAGCATTACATACCGTAATAAAAAGTGAATGCACTGGTTGTGATTTATGTGTCGCACCTTGCCCTACGGACTGTATTGAAATGATACCGATTGAAACCACGCCAGAAACTTGGAAATGGAAACTCGACTCCATACCTATTGTTACCGATCTTGAGCCTCAAAAATCGTCTAAACCGAAAAAAGAAAGCGTGAGTTGA
- the rsxA gene encoding electron transport complex subunit RsxA → MTDYLLLLVGTVLVNNFVLVKFLGLCPFMGVSKKLETAIGMGLATTFVLTLASVCSYLVQTYILRPLGIEYLQTMSFILVIAFVVQFTEMVVHKTSPTLYRLLGIFLPLITTNCAVLGVALLNINENHNFIESIVYGFGAAVGFSLVLILFASMRERIAAADVPAPFKGASIAMITAGLMSLAFMGFTGLVK, encoded by the coding sequence ATGACAGATTATCTCCTGTTGCTTGTTGGTACCGTCTTGGTCAACAACTTTGTCCTAGTTAAATTCCTCGGCCTCTGCCCTTTTATGGGGGTATCTAAAAAACTTGAAACCGCTATAGGTATGGGGTTAGCAACAACGTTTGTTCTGACTTTAGCATCTGTCTGTTCGTATTTGGTGCAAACTTATATCTTGCGACCGCTTGGTATTGAATACCTACAAACCATGAGTTTTATTCTTGTGATTGCTTTTGTTGTTCAATTCACTGAAATGGTGGTCCATAAAACCAGCCCAACACTTTACCGCTTGCTTGGCATATTTTTACCTTTAATTACCACTAACTGCGCGGTTTTAGGGGTTGCACTGCTTAACATTAACGAAAACCATAATTTCATTGAATCAATTGTTTATGGATTTGGAGCCGCAGTGGGCTTTTCTTTAGTTTTAATTCTATTTGCTTCTATGCGCGAGCGTATTGCAGCAGCCGATGTCCCAGCTCCTTTTAAAGGCGCATCCATTGCAATGATTACCGCAGGCCTTATGTCTCTTGCATTTATGGGCTTTACAGGCTTGGTGAAATAA